aaccgaaccgtaatatttcggtttgattaatacggttttgatataatttggttaatacggttcggtgaccgaaatttttaaaaaaccgaacggttttgaatttttgggcggttcgatgaccgaaccgaccgttgCTCACCCCTAGAATGCATAAATTGAACCAAGTAAAAAATATTTGCTACTTCCCGAAAAGTACAATTTCCCTATCCTATTTACCTCCAACCAAGCGAGGCCAGGATAGTTAGACGCATTTGTTATCATTCTGTCGAGTAAATCAAATAATCAGTCCACTAGCATATCTTAAATAAACTCAGCTACAAGTTTTAATTAACTTTAGGggtgtttggttcaattttttggtggaaattttaatttttgtttttcaaaaagcTCAATCAAAGTGTCTGGTGGGAAtttttttggagttttttttggagttttttgaACCTCAAACAGCTGTTGTTTGAAAAACTTCATTTGGAGCtttttgccaacagctgatagatgtttcaatattttttattctttagaAAAATTACCctattaaaatatatcattttttaatatataaaattatttaaattatttttaaatactctaatcatttataaattatataaaattattgtatttatataaaaacaactataatttaataatttttttgaaaaaatcattataaatttatcaaaaaaatatctaaataagtttaaactaaatattacttcttataaaaaaattattaatatttttattaaataatatatgatataatatattcataatttaataaaaaagtaaaaattatgaCCTTGAcggttattttatatataaacagttACAACTattaaatctcaccaaacacttaTAATCCATCAGCGTACAGCCAACAGTTATCAGCTATCAGCCACCAACTACCAGCAACAGCTATCAGCTATCAGCCACCAGTTAtaagaaacagctgaaccaaacatGCCCTTCATCTCATAGTTCAGTTTATTGAAAAAATGTTACTGttatgattaaatattttaaatatttttggatagctaaattaattgaatatttatttttaattattattatttttaaaaagaaccAAGTCGGGGCAACAAAAGCAAATGGATAAGAAATACACGCAAATGTGTCGcagagaaaaaataattaagaaaaaaggGTATTGGGTCATTGCTTTGCTCTAATATAATTCATCATATACCAATGGCCTACATCATCAACATCTTCAACGCACACCCACATGATGTTAATTATAATTTGTCCACTCTATCCATACTCTAATTATCAAATACACTATTACATGTTCAATCAAAATAAGAACCATGAAAATTGGCCTTCAACCTATATAACAAAGAATCACATTAGCAAAGGAATTTTGTTGTTAGTTATTTTGTTTGATACACAGTTAAAGATTTCCTACATTATGAAAAAGATGTGGTTagaaaattagtttataattacaTCACTCAAAAAAGCCTctgttttttttctctctctctctctctcttataTATATCTCCAAGTAGTCTGGCAAAAGAAGGAAACCAGAAAAAACGCTGGCGATTTCACCGATTGTCCGTTCCAATGCTCAAATCAGTAGAATGAAAAAAcgaaaagagaagaaaaagagaGTAAACTGGTGAAAAAGGTACCTTTAAAATTTGCGTGTATGTTGGATTTTATAGGCCAACTCATGCAAATCTTGCTGGGATCTTCCTTCTCTTTTTTTAGTCCCCACTTTTCTGTCAACTGAGGTAGCACATTTTGTTGTGCCTTGAGCCACATATCAAATGCGCACGACACGGAGGGCATTTCCTCATGTGACAGAATTTTTTGTGGTTCCCAAAGGTTGTTAGGCGCACATGCTATCCGAGGTACACCATTTTCCGAGATACCAAATATATGTCCTATCTCGGTTATCTGGCTTATATACTTCGTGATAGTGCAGTTAGGTTCCCTAACTCGGTTCTTACGCACGATTAAGTTGAACTTTTTGTTGTGTATCGGGTAGCACTTACCGAGATACCAATTATGTAAGGTATCTCGGCAAGCCTATTTACAGTATGCCCGTTTAACTTAGTGATATTGCTTTTTGGTGAGATTGCTTCGCCCTTAAGATGTGTTATCACTACGTTATCAATATGAAAATTAGAATTCGACACATTTAACAATTTTCATAAGTTAAACAATCAGCTATAATACATCTTGATTAGTTTGAATACTATTTTTAGCAGTAAAGGTTCATTTTACCCTTTAAACTTGGAACAGAATATTAAATAAGGTCAAGTTCAtggttttgaacaaaaatgTCTTAAATTATGCATTTTAGATAAGAACATCCTCAAATTAGGTTGCATTTTCAAATTGTCCAGTAATTAGTTGTTACTTTAGCTCTAATTGCTCTAATTATTTTATGCTACCTCAGTTAAGAGGGTAAAACGAGACAAATTAGCCAAATTTTGGGTGCTTTAGTCCGAGCCATGGACATGTTCTtgattgatattttgtgccGAGTAGAGGGGTAAAACGAACCTTTGTTGCTATTTTTAGTGTATGAATTAAGATATTTGTTTTACCAATTGGTATTGTGATTAGGGTTGGGCCTATGTTTATGTACAGTGGGCTCTGGTGGTCACTTTTCTCTATTAAATGTGACAAAATTCTGTATAGGAGAGGATTAGGTTTAGAAGAAGAATGAGTAGGGTGGGACTATAGGAGAAGAAATTTCCAATGTTGTGTGGGTCAGAATTAGTTGTTGGGGATGTGTATTAGCTTTTTTAAGGAAGAAGTGGATTTTGAGCTAAATCATCATCTTTCTCTTTTACTCTATTCCTTTTAGCAACTTGGGACGTCTTTTTCTTGTGGGGGAATAATTAATAATACCTCATTTGTGGGGGAATAATTAATAATACCTCATTGGTCAAAAAACGTTGGAGGCTagcaatatattatttatatttttaattaaaagattaataaattttataaaaataattatgccAATCGAAtccactaatttaaatttttgtaataattacATTCAACTatcaatttagattttttttttataattaaaaaatttatattttactttcataaataattgttttattttttaatttagttcagGTAAGATTATTTCGGTTTACAATGAGAATTAATATATTTGAGAATAGGTTTCAATTGAAGTTGAATATATCtatcataaattataaaataaacggGTCAGACtgtcaattattttttaaaagatataccTATGAACTTTTCCGGAAAAAAGAGCAAGTTGTTTGATTAAAAAACACTGGAAATCTAATTATAAAACTAGCGGCTAAGGCGCTCCAATGCATTTCTGAAATCTCGGTTTCGAATTTTAGTAAGGCCAGTGTTTAAGGTcgctttaaaaaaatttaactactAACAACTAACTGCTAATGTAATTAGATTCaacatctattttttttttaaataaaacagaTCAATACGagatgataaataaaaaaaacagctCAATACACAATAACCCGACAGATGGGAGCAGTAACATTCATAAACGACTTGGATCAAGGTCCAGTCTAAAACTCCTGAAACCAAGGCCCAAGTCCACTTAATGAGTCCAAACATATGTACATCACATCACTATTCACTACTTATAGGCCCATTCTTTAAAGTTCAACTATGAATTAATGAGCACAAAAATTTGGAACTTGAGGGCAAGGAAAATTATCACTAAAGCTTGGATAAAATGCTTTGCGAAGCTGATTATATTTTTCCACATCAAAATTGTGAATCTGCATCAGTTTCTTCTGCTTAGACTTGAACCTTCGCTGGAAATAACCTTCAAAAGAAGGCTCAACCGATGTCCTAAGAAAAAACACATAAGCAAGTGCAAAATGAATTGACGTGACAAAGAAACATATGGGCTCCATCACGTCCCAACTGAGCTCCCAAAAAGTTAGCCTCATGAATCCAAGTGTCTGGGCCATCATAAGCCCAAGCCCATAATAGAGCTCCTTTTTGACTTGGGCTTTAGCTTGTTGGTCTATGAAGGCCTTTTGCATGTCCATATGCTCCAGCTGTTTTCTTCTCGGATCATTAGGTGTTGCAATTGATTGAGGGATTATATTCTCTATTGATTTAGCCACCTGTTTGATTACAAGAAAAAGAACTTTAGCTGACCagtaaagtttatttttttcaagttcatttgttttttgatgGGGTTAATCGGAAAATCACTTTGTTTATTTTAGACAAAAACATTATCCACCCACGAGATGGGTCAAGTGTGTGTTAACCAGGGAAATTGCATGCACGCCACTTGCAACCCATTACACACAATCAGATCTAATATGGAGTACTTAATTTCTCTTAAGGTCCACAGTACAGGCAGAgttgataattaattaatagtgTAACTGCTAATTAATGTCGACGCTTTAGTCAGTAACTTACTTCAATCTTAACCGTCTCATTGTTTacttgtattattaaatttttgcggtcaccaaatttttttatgttatttgtatTCGGAAATACTATCTAACCCATCATTTTATTGCACCTTTCATATCCCTCCTTATATGACAGAGTTTTATTCATCCGAATTCCTCTAAAAGTATATATctcaaaaaaacaattattaatgcATTCACTTTTTATTGACACATCAAGTgggtaaaaaaaaaaggattataTACCATTACTCTTTATATTCGTtgtaaaaattttatttatttcattttagatatcaaattttaaaattatatataacaatgaatttttatttgagtGATTTTGtaacatattaatttttatggttaataTTTCAtgtcataataataaaaataaaaattatgtaatCGTCAAAATTTGATATTCATTATTggcataaaaaaatacataatatgataaaattcaCGTGaagcataaatttaatttaaatgaaattttattaaaaagaaatttgttggtttaaattttagatttaatgtttaaaatgaaatttcattaaaaatgagaaaacataaaaatttgataattttctcAATAACATGAGTTTTTACTTTTTGTTTTCTGTTATACCTGGTCGGGGCGGAGGAAAACGATATTGCCTAAGACGATGACGTTTCCACACTGATCCAACATTTTAGCAAACTCAGTACCTTGATCCTCATTTCCACACTCTTTAACACAAATTTGAAGAAACTGAGGGTACAAAATGGAGCTATTTGGTATCTCTGTAAGCCTCGCTTTTAATTTCTCCAACTGAGAAATCCTCAGCAGTTTTCTAGCATCCTCAACCGAAATTCCAAAAGATTTTTTATTAACCGGAATATATGGAGGACTGACCTCGCCCAAACGCAGCCGTTCTTCCGTAAGGTTGATGCCTTTAAGCTTCTCTCTCAGCTTCTCACCGACTGGAAGGGAGAGAAACTCCGGCATCTCGTTAATGGCTCTCCGGTGAAGGAATCTTCGGAAAATTCCTTTCAAGGAGGATTCCGGCGAGGTAAAGTTTGGTTTGGCTGCATTTGGCGGTGGTAGTATAGCTGTTGACCGGATAGAGGCAGCTGGTAGGGTGGAGAGTGGTGAGTGTTCCAGAGATGAAGACTTCGGAATCTCTCTGCAACCGTCATAGAAACGCTTCGAGAGTAATTTACGAAGCGCCATTGATCGGAGAAACAGAAGCCTGAAATGCAGAGAGTATAAAAATAATGCGGTTTGAAGAGATGGAGGAAGAAGATGATAGGCACCGGGTATTTATAGGGTCCAATTATAGGGCAAATCTGGTGGCCCCGAAAAcgacaatatttttttatttcattttctcGTTCCAATTTAGAAGAGACATTGAGcagtaaaaaggttaaatttatTCACAAGAGATACTGCTGCTCAGAGGTGGGCACAACCGATCAAACTGATTAACCGAACTAAAATCGTAAAATGGAAtcagaaaatataattaaccggtttaaaaatttagatttaggttttaatttttaatttttacggtTAATAATTAAGTTTagattttaaagttttaaaaaccgcgatatatatttaatatatatacataagttTTTaatgattcaaataaaatacattttataatctacacacataaaaaatttaaatatgaaaatatatttcaaaatattttatttaggaatatatttttattttaggtgaatatatagatatataatattttaaaagagctttatttttcttaataaaatatttatctaattgaactaagaatatataaaatttatattttaataattaaatagaattaaaatttaaaatttacttattagattatatttaaaattttatgtataaattttatatttttagtatctaatttttttagtgGTTACATTGTTAAAAACTGcaaaattaaaaaaccaaaTCATACTACTATAAACCGGTTTATTATTACTCTCGTGGACCTGTTAACCGGCGTATGCCCACCCCTACTACTGCTTAAGAGATAGTGTGTGTGACTGGATCGTGTAAAACACGCGGGTTAAAACTGCATCGTTGGAGGTTTGCATTTCGGTAGTGAAAGACATAAATGACCCTACCAGATCCCACCTTCCTCAGGTAGAGGAGAGGGCCGGAACTTGCCAAAAGAGATAAGAGGGACTCAACAAGATTCAGGTGATGTCATCAAACAAGATTCTTACATTTGTCAAACAAGAAtctctttttaataaaaattaaaaagagttTTATTGTGGAGAAATTATTCCAAATCATTTAATACTACAATATAAATAAGCATACCAAATAATTAATGGATTATAGTTGCATTAAACTTGGCTACAAATATGAGTTCGAATATCacatttaaaaatatgagaTTATTTAATACGGCCATACAAATTACAAATATATgcgtaattaataaaattgaattatagcTGCACTTGGTTAGGCTGCAACATGATAAATAAAGTACGAGTTCAGATATCATATCTTTAAATTCAAACATGGGCAATAGTTGAATATCACATCTTAATATCAAACATTAATACGacgatataaatatatataacaaataattataaataatagttGAATTCGTCTTGGCTGTAACATGGTCGATAATGTACGAGTTCTAAAATAACATCTTTAAATCAAACAtcgataaaattatttaatacgaCGATATAAATATGCATAATGAATAACAATGGGTTATAGATGCATCCGACTTGGCTGCAACATGATCGATAAGGTCTGTGTTCGAATATCAcattttaaaaccaaatattgATGAGATTGTTTAGTACAGTGATATAAATACGTATaatgaataattattaattttagctGCATTTAGTTTGGCTTCAACATGATCGATAAGGTTTGGATTTCGATATCACATCTTAAAGTCAAACATTTGTGAGAATAGTTAATATGGTGATGTATATACGCTTCACGAATAATCAATGGATTATAGCTACAATCGGATTGACCGCAAACGTGATGGATAAGGTATGAGTTAGAATAACACATATTAAAGTCAAACATTAGTgagcattttttttaaaaaataaaagttaatcaatgttgatttattatttatttataatattttttagccatttttctgttaattaaaaaccaaaaaagaCCTTACCATATCCGCATTACATATGTGCAAGGGAGGGGCgaaatttgccaaaaaattatAAGAGGAACTCACAAGATTTATGTGACGTCGccaaacaatatttttatatatattattcaaaCAAGATTcttcttaaattaaaaaaagaagttttatttttttaggattGTCCGAAATCATTTAATACGACAATATAAAAAAGAGGTGGGCCCTTCGAATGTCCTATTTTAGCTAATTATGAATTACATATGCATGCATTCAGTTTGACTGCTGCAACATGATCGATAAGGTATGAATTCGAATATTACAATTTAAAGTTCATATTATAGAGATAGTAATACAATGATATAAATACTCATAATGAAACGTAGATTATAGTTGCATTCGACTTGGATACAGCATGGCCGATAAGGTATGAGTTTTAATGTCACATCTTAAAATCAAACGTTGATGAGATTATTTGATACGACTATAAATACGCGTAACAGATCATTATGGATTATAACTGCCTTTGGCTTGGCTGTAACATAATTGGTAAGATACGAGTTTAAATAGCACATCTTAAAATCAAACGTTAACGAGATTATTTAATATGCCAATATAAATACACACAACAAATAATCATGGTTCATAGTTGCATTCAACTCGGCTGCAACATGATCGATAAGGTATGAGTTAGAATATCACATTTTACAATCATGCGTCGACGATATTATTTAATACGACGATATAAATACGCATAACAAATAATCATAAATTATAGCTGCATTCAATTTGATTGCAACATAATTGATAAGATATAAGTTCAAATCACATCTTAAAAACTTGATGATATCATTTAATATGACGATATAAATACGCGTATCGAATAATCAAGGATTATAAATGCACTCGTGATGCTATAATATGAAGAAGTAAATATAAAGAAGTTAATTTTgtgtaatttataaataattagataatttaaaaacaatttaaatgattttatacactataaaataatatatcttAGTAGGGTTAGTTTTGTCttaaataatcaataatattGAATCATTTATCCGTTGTTGGCAAAAAAATTACTGAGATCATTCATGTAATATAGTTGTTATGCTAATATACATAACTTTGTCAGCAATCAcatgtattttaaaatattattttttatttaagtgaAGTTGTAGATTCAAATTGTATTCATTTATACAGCCGTTTAAAATTAAACGTCAAAATCTGCCTTCCGCAAGAAACTTACACTATCTGAATGGAGATTAATCTAAATGTGgaaaatttaaagatattgTTTCATAATTAAGAGTTATTCAGAAAACTTCATAAAcatgtataaaaacaaaaaaacaatcaacatttACATAgatatttaaatcaattttcatACTATACCGTCTCCatagatatatttattatagcGTGACTGCTTAAATTTTTCCTACAActgataataaattaaatattcaatCAATAAATTTTTCTATAAGATATAATAACATTAGTAACTATCTCAAATCTAATTAGATATTTTCCAAAAAGAATCTGATTAATATAAATccacatatatattttaatatctgaATTTATTTTGGAGTGgtaaatttaattaaagttatttttttgttgtttttcctGTATTAAAGCTGTGCATGCTAGGCTTCTAAGGCTTGTCCTGGCGTTGAATAGAGTTGCCAAATGCATTTGGCAGATGACAAATAAATGTAACGTGTTTTAAAAGCAAACTGCGCAGTGCACTTGTGCTAGACACGTTTTCTCCACGCTTTTCATCCCAAAATAATCCCCAAATTTTGGAgcatttgatttttatataatattcaatGCACTTGTATTACTCTTTCCTTTTTCCAAATTAATTTCCCCTTTAACCCGTTGCATTATTTTCCTACTACTAGTCTCGCATTATATATTATACACATGACTCGTAATTTAATCGtcaatttatatgaatattaatttttttattaaattaactaaattgctggcataaaaaaatattttaaataccgAAATTGATATGACTTATGTATCAATCCATTAATGAATAATTTAGCTTTCTGAGCTTAATTATTTTGCTTAATATAGTAatttaatgatggataccgaatcctactgaaagtataatggagccgagttgcaggagatccactctcaggcgacaccggactccccctgaagaccgaaagatatgaaggagatgccgaatctctaagattcggtaacacacTAATAatgaccgaatcccacatgatccgccgagagcgcgtcaggtccgggattcgggtaaacgactaagtatggaaatattgtcctattaggacacaaacactacatatggaaggataaactctactttaggaagataagactatttaggaagacgttcctaaataggattcttatcagattaaggtagatcccgacaaatcaggagaatctctacgatactgccgaatccctacaaagtaggattcacctgcctaatacaactctactaggtatattcgactactataaaaggagcacgagttatgcctagaatcacaattacattcatatactcaaaacgctgctcaaagctctaaactgactttagcatcggagagttaatcggacaaccaccgtccggttagcttctaccctgttttgcaggttcactcaccggttcagaaggcagactccatcaattggcgccgtctgtgggataagcttaactaaacttcaaaagaaggagcttttctgaactcaaatacaaatctcattgaagaagatgacttctgaaagagtaaacctgaaagacaaacaaccaatggacccaaaaagcactccggagataatcaacgtgacggaagacgggcttcacaactccggggaaaaaagcaacaccggagggccctctttctcaacaccccagtaccaaactaatccgataagaggaagcatcccaattgctttcaatctAGGCACTGAAGAACGAGCACCAAATGCAGCAGCACAAGATTCACACAACGAAATGCTGAAGAAGATACTGGAATCTgtacaggcaaatcttgacagattggctagcgaagccaaaagaaca
This region of Mercurialis annua linkage group LG1-X, ddMerAnnu1.2, whole genome shotgun sequence genomic DNA includes:
- the LOC126666026 gene encoding calcium uniporter protein 4, mitochondrial → MALRKLLSKRFYDGCREIPKSSSLEHSPLSTLPAASIRSTAILPPPNAAKPNFTSPESSLKGIFRRFLHRRAINEMPEFLSLPVGEKLREKLKGINLTEERLRLGEVSPPYIPVNKKSFGISVEDARKLLRISQLEKLKARLTEIPNSSILYPQFLQICVKECGNEDQGTEFAKMLDQCGNVIVLGNIVFLRPDQVAKSIENIIPQSIATPNDPRRKQLEHMDMQKAFIDQQAKAQVKKELYYGLGLMMAQTLGFMRLTFWELSWDVMEPICFFVTSIHFALAYVFFLRTSVEPSFEGYFQRRFKSKQKKLMQIHNFDVEKYNQLRKAFYPSFSDNFPCPQVPNFCAH